A single genomic interval of Phycisphaeraceae bacterium harbors:
- a CDS encoding 6-carboxytetrahydropterin synthase — MFELTVRRTFSAAHAIVMRGVRERLHGHNWGVTLTVGGEVLDPDGLLCDFHALEATLRDVVAAFDNRSLNETAPFDRVNPTAENVAEFIALEVARRLPRGVTVRRVEIEEAPGCVATFTCGVARTGIAVEPKPATAATEPLSATPGSATAPARSRRR, encoded by the coding sequence ATGTTCGAACTCACCGTTCGGCGCACATTCTCGGCGGCGCATGCGATCGTGATGAGGGGTGTCAGGGAGCGCCTGCACGGTCACAACTGGGGCGTCACCCTCACGGTCGGGGGTGAGGTGCTGGACCCCGACGGCCTGCTCTGCGACTTTCATGCGCTCGAGGCAACGCTTCGCGATGTGGTGGCTGCCTTCGACAACCGAAGTCTCAATGAGACGGCGCCCTTCGATCGCGTCAATCCAACGGCGGAGAATGTCGCGGAGTTCATCGCCCTCGAAGTGGCGCGGCGATTGCCGCGCGGAGTGACCGTTCGGCGCGTCGAGATCGAGGAGGCCCCTGGGTGCGTCGCGACATTCACCTGCGGCGTGGCCCGCACGGGCATCGCGGTTGAACCCAAGCCCGCCACCGCTGCTACGGAGCCGCTGTCGGCGACGCCCGGTTCGGCGACCGCGCCGGCGAGGAGCCGTCGTCGATGA